TATACGGGAAAATGTTGCGCCATGGGATTTTCCTGACCATATGTTAACTAATACTGCACATATCTTCGTTCACTTGACCTCTCTGATGGACCGGAAGCTGCGGCCATTCGTTGTACACGGTTACTATTACAATGTATCAAAACAAATTCCTTAATACATTATTGAACGATTGATTCAAGAAAGACTTGCTATTGTTACACCTGATAACTACAGCTTCGTGATTGTTATAGGGGTGAAATTAGCATGATTTGGTTTGGGaggatgtatacatgtataaagaccTGGTCTTAATTATCATAGGGAGTTGTGTACACGCGTACTGTATGTAACTTTTTTTCTGTGGTAATAAGTTTTAATAAGTTAGGTTAGTAATAagttttcagaatttttttcgGTTGGTTTCTCAGTCAAAGAATGTTTTGTGCATCCAAATATTGTATCTTAGTGACTTAAAAGCGATATCTTTAAATGCGAGATGCAAAACCAAATCGTTCCATTCATATAATATTCAGGATATGTTTCATCTAGGTAAATAAAACAAAGGGCGTTATTGGTGATATGTTCAAAttgtttattacaaatattgGCTATATACAACTATAGGTATCCTAATTATGTACACTATATCATCAACATTCttaacataatatacatgtgtagctATACAGCTCTCATTCTAAAATGTCACATTTATGTTCTTGAAATCAATGTTACGGATACAATACTAGACAGTGATATCAGGATTCATCCTTCAGTGTGGAATGGATTTGAAATAGAGGTGAAGACTTAGCCTGACCGCTCTCAACTAGACAGAATTTCGCGCAAACATTGgcatttatgtacatatatctataacattTTTACAAGTTAAAGCTTAAACAGGATTTTAGGTATTTCAGACCTCGAGTATATAACTCTACATTGGCTCTTGGATTTCCTGTGCGGCGTCCTCATCCAGGTACATAAGGACAGGGAGGAATTTTCTGTAacgaaatgtatatatatgttactgatggtacatgtagtatactGAGTACTAGTTCGCTAAaagaaattatcattattacattattacacTAAAAATCCATATAAAAAGTGAAAACGACAATAATACACAGGGTCACATACTACATGTGGCTATAACACGGACAATTTGAAAGTGGATAGTTACGGAATTGTTTGTGGGCGCATGCGTGGAGGTTGTCAGGGAACAGTAAAGATATACTTTGTACAGCACGTGAATGTCAATGACAATGTAAACTATTTGTTATACCTACATTACGGTGGCTGGAAGTTTCGTCGTACTCGTGTCCTTTTGTCGAGACGCGTTTGATGGAACATCTTCATCGGTAACTTTCTGGATCTTCAATACCCTGTGACACACATAAGGATGTTTACTTCGTAAATTAGACTTCAATACCCTGTGAcaaacatttaagcattgaggttgattttttttttatttgtagcggattcatacagtttgcaaaaaaaattcttttcataccccgatgaaaatagaaaaaataaaccTCAATGCTTATGATTAATTTCAgttaattgtctttttttttaatttaaaacatgttttatgtacaattttacgggttttatttgggattctttttctcaaatcaatacgcaacgtcaattgtcgtattgtgacgtcacatttttcgcgccattctcggaatttctttcatagaagaatgaaaagaattttttcgaccaatcacattttagtatttaccatgaaaactaTTAATTATAAGGAGGTTTACTTCGTAAATCAGAATTCAATACCCTGTGACAAACATAAGGGGGTTTACTTCGTAAATCAGACTTCAATACCCTGTGACACACAGAAGAGGGTTTACTTCGTCAATCAGACCACTCGGTATATTAACTAGCTATATGTGAACATGTGTGACAATGGTGGTGATATATGCTGTGGTTTACAATCAATACAGCACAATAAAAATGACCTCGATGTTTGGTAAAGTGTAATACACATGAATGACATTGAACAAAGAAAGAATCAGTGCTTGTCAGGACACGATAGACAAACATTTTCACTTGACTTACGATTGTaaagaaacatataaataaGTAATTGCTAAAACCTTCAACCTGAAGAATACATACCATACAGTATGTGTTTGGAAATGAAAGATACCGAAGaattcggattttttttttttttgatgtttGGTCAGTTCCAGTTAACGTAAATGTGGGCGGAGTTTGAATAACCCACCGATGCTTAACAGACAGAATTCATATTTTTCGCTTCAATCCAGTTCCGTTCGTTTTTGCATTACGCCTTACATACGGTTGTAATCAATCAAGTCGggctttgtttttgttttgttttgtttgttgtttaaggggggggggggagaggggtgggggggggtgtAGAGATATCGTATACGTAGATACTACGGGTTTGATATTACACAATGTTGTCCTTACCAACAGAGCTTTTTGtttctttgggttttttttcatgttttgtttttctctgtgtgtgtgtgtgtgtgtgagtgtgtgtgtgtgtgtggttatAAAAGATTGATATATGACACTTACATTTGACATTTATTGATCACGGTGTCCACAAATACCACAGGACCATCTGGCGTGGTCGGTAACGGTTTACAGACCAATCGCGTctcatcattttcatcattcACAGTCCGAAATCTCACAGCAGGCCTTCTGACAACTCTGTGttgataaaaatcaaaatacatcAAAGTTCAGTTATCTTATGCCAAGTGCGATTTATTTTATAGtgaatgtatattatacaattcttgttgtcgctatttcttTAAGTACTAAAGGGAACTTTCTCAAAgttcatatataagtttcccttggtccccacttgtgcatattgcatggccgacaggcagccatctttgattttgacaatttaagtttgatATCGTTATATCTCAGAAAGTCCTAAGGGAGTCTTTTCCATACGATATTCCATATGTAAGTTGTCCTTGGTTCCCACATtgtagttatacatattgcattttgtgaccgatcagaaaacaatgtgtatgacaggcagccatcttggattttgacaattgcaggttgTTCCACCTATATCGAGTTTTATAAAGCTATCAAATGCTTTGAAGAAAGAgtgaaagaagagaaaagaagagaaaatatcagTATTTAATTTGACTGATATAGATCTTTCAATGCTGGCCGCCAACATCCCAATGGggtttcttgtttttttttaaattcatatcatattaaaaaaaaaaaaacagtaaactGCATTCTGTGATAGATATGACTCACTGTGTGTATGATTTTAAAACTTACTGTCAAATTTTATCTGGACGTAGTTATTTTTAGTGTAGATATACAATATCACCGCGTTACATATATACCTTACCTTTTGTTATTCTTTAACACCTGTAATATCGTCATTGGACTAACATCCTCCGTCACTATGGTAACAACCctgaaacaaatacaaaaccAATGCAAATAAAAGATCCGTAttgacattgatatatatttttgtgatgATGAAAATAGATAagcaattatattttttttaaatggaacATTTAAGAATATCTAGGCTTGCTGTCTAAACTAGTCACACAAGCACTGAACAGTTTGCATAGAAACGACAAAATGCTCGATGAAATAAACTTCAATAACACATTCATGCATTCATTTaacttaaatataaacatatttacatttcacAGCGTTTGCTTCCATACGTTACGATACGGGTATCTTTCTCCAGCCTACTTGGAAATCTCGGACACGACGTGACATTTTTAGGAACTTCCGATATAGTAATACTTCCGGTAGTTGTACCGGACTCCATGATTCCTGGTGTTATGTTTACGACAGAGGAAGCATTATTTTGAGGATCATTTAATGTCCCACCGGTATTACCGGAAGCTGTACTTCCATCAGTTAAAGATGTTGGTGAATTGTTCACGGAACCGGAAGTTCCTGATTCAGTGATGACGAATGCAGTGGTGACGTCAGTTGTTGACTCTGTACCAGGATTAGTAACTTCCTGTCTGGTACTAACAGGCGAAATGTTATTAACAGCTGTCACCGATCTAGAGCTACCAGTTGTAGCCTCGGTTTCAGAACCGGATGTCATGGATCCAGTTCTGGCAGTTGATGCCCCGGTTTCAGATACGGATGCCGTTGGTCCAGTAATAATAGTTGATGACTCGGTTTCAGACCCGGATGTTACTGACACTGTGTTGACACTTGTCGTTAAAACCGTTGAAGACTCGAATTCTGACACAATCGCTGGTTTTCCTGTAATGCTAGGTGTTGTGTCTACATCTGTCGTAGTTGTAGCTGCAGATTCAGGTGATCCAGTTATCACTTGTTCAAAAGTGACGTCAGTGGAGTTTGTGTTGGATGTATCTTGGGTTTCTGAGCTGGTAGCAACTGATGCAATTGTGATAGATTGTGCGTTGGCGGCAGATGGAGGATGATCGTTGAGCTCGGTTTGAATCAGGAACAAAAGTTTGggggcctttttttttttaaaaaaaaaaaacgggaaACCAAATGcttttccgaaaaaaaaataaacttcaatAACACCTTCTAGCATTCAAAacttaaatataaacaatttaaaaaaaaaaaaaaaaaaaatttttttttttttttttttttttttttcccacaAAAAGGTTTCCCTACGTTAGATACGGTACCCCCCGGTTCGGAACCAAATTTTTGGATTCCAAAAGTTTCTGGAGTTGTCCGGCCCCAGTTTCCGGTGGTTTCCGGGGAAATATTGAGATCTTTTAAACCCCCCGGTTTCCCGAACTGTTTCCTCTTAAAATTTGGAATTGCACAACCGGTTTTTCCTGATCAGTGTGCGTCATTGTCGTAGTTTTTGCTTCCCCCGGGATTAGTAATTCCGTTTCAACCTTTTTTAAAAGTGCCCCGCAGGGAAATTTGGGTTGGTGTAACCCCTTTTGGGTTTTGGGGCCCCTTTTAGAACGACCCTTGGGGTGATAAATTGTGCCGGTTTGGGGAAAAAATTGGGGACCCTTGTTTTAAAACCTGGCCTTCCCCAATCCTGGTtttgtattaaaaatgttttggCCTCGTTTTGgctaaattcattttttcatttttaaaatttcggGTTTTTTGTTTGGGGAACCCTTGGTTTTTCTCAAACATAGGGGAAATGGCTTCCAAGGGAGTCgtttaaaaacatgtatttccaATCATTTTTTAAAGGACCCGGGTTTCCACTTTGAGTAGGTTTTTTTTGGGTTGTTGCCGAAAAATTTCCAACCAGTTCGCCAAAAACTTGGgattataaacattaaaaaaaaaaaaaaagtaatgaaaagGGTCAATTAAGGGATTTTTCCAAAAACGAGACTTATTCCCCgctttttttgaaaaaatttaaaaattattttctaatttttaaaaattgactTGTTTAAGTTTCCTTAAAATTTTTTCAAATCCGGTTTTTTCCccaaagttacattgtataaagttatactctactccgtgttatatagtctactccgtgttatatagtctactccgtgttatattgtctactccgtgttatattgtctactccgtgttatatagtctactccgtgttatatagtctactccgtgttatatagtctactccgtgttatatactctactccgtgttatatagtctactccgtgttatatagtctactccgtgttatatagtctactccgtgttatatagtctactccgtgttatatagtctactccgtgttatatagtctactccgtgttatatagtctactccgtgttatatagtctactccgtgttatatagtctactccgtgttatatagtctactccgtgttatatagtctactccgtgttatatagtctactccgtgttatatagtctactccgtgttatatagtctactccgtgttatatagtctactccgtgttatatagtctactccgtgttatatagtctactccgtgttatataatctactccgtgttatatagtctactccgtgttatatagtctactccgtgttatatagtctactccgtgttatataatctactccgtgttatatagtctactccgtgttatatagtctactccgtgttatatagtctactccgtgttatatagtctactccgtgttatatagtctactccgtgttatatagtctactccgtgttatatagtctactccgtgttatatagtctactccgtgttatatagtctactccgtgttatatagtctactccgtgttatatagtctactccgtgttatatagtctactccgtgttatatagtctactccgtgttatatagtctactccgtgttatataatctactccgtgttatatactctactccgtgttatatagtctactccgtgttatatagtctactccgtgttatatagtctactccgtgttatatactctactccgtgttatatagtctactccgtgttatatagtctactccgtgttatatagtctactccgtgttatatagtctactccgtgttatatactctactccgtgttatataatctactccgtgttatatactctactccgtgttatatagtctactccgtgttatataatctactccgtgttatatagtctactccgtgttatatagtctactccgtgttatatactctactccgtgttatatagtctactccgtgttatatagtctactccgtgttatatagtctactccgtgttatatagtctactccgtgttatatagtctactccgtgttatatactctactccgtgttatatagtctactccgtgttatatagtctactccgtgttatacagtctactccgtgttatataatctactccgtgttatatagtctactccgtgttatatagtctactccgtgttatatagtctactccgtgttatatagtctactccgtgttatatagtctactccgGTGTTATATACTCTACTccgtgttatacagtctactccgtgttatatagtctactccgtgttatataatctactccgtgttatatagtctactccgtgttatatagtctactccgtgttatataatctactccgtgttatacagtctactccgtgttatataatctactccgtgttatatagtctactccgtgttatatagtctactccgtgttatatagtctactccgtgttatatagtctactccgtgttatatagtctactccgtgttatataatctactccgtgttatatagtctactccgcgtgttatatagtctactccgtgttatatagtctactccgtgttatatagtctactccgtgttaCAGTCtactctgtgttatataatctactctgtgttatatagtctactccgtgttatatagtctactccgtgttatatagtctactccgtgttatacagtctactctgtgttatataatctactctgtgttatataatctactccgtgttatatagtctactccgtgttatatagtctactccgtgttatacagtctactccgtgttatatagtctactctgtgttatatagtctactccgtgttatataatCTACCccgtgttatacagtctactccgtgttatatagtctactccgtgttatattctctactccgtgttatatagtctactccgtgttatatagtctactccgtgttatataatCTACTCCACgttatatagtctactccgtgttatatagtctactccgtgttatatactctactctgtgttatataatctactccgtgttataaactctactccgtgttatatactctactccgtgttatataatctactccgtgttatatagtctactccgtgttatatagtctactccgtgttatatactctactctgtgttatataatctacTCCGTGTTGTatagtctactccgtgttatatagtctactccgtgttatatagtctactccgTGTTGTATAGTGTACTCCGTGTTATATActctactccgtgttatatacTCTATTCCGTGTTATATActctactccgtgttatatactctactccgtgttatatagtctactccgtgttatacagtctactccgtgttatatagtctactccgtgttatatactctactccgtgttatatacTCTATTCCGTGTTATATtgtctactccgtgttatatagtctactccgtgttatatagtctactccgtgttatatagtctactccgtgttatattgtctactccgtgttatataatCTACTCCATGTCATatagtctactccgtgttataaAGTCTACTCCGTGATTTatagtctactccgtgttatatagtctactccgtgttatatagtctactccgtgttatataatctactccgtgttatatagcctactccgtgttatatactctactccg
This genomic stretch from Pecten maximus chromosome 13, xPecMax1.1, whole genome shotgun sequence harbors:
- the LOC117341041 gene encoding uncharacterized protein LOC117341041, whose product is MTSGSETEATTGSSRSVTAVNNISPVSTRQEVTNPGTESTTDVTTAFVITESGTSGSVNNSPTSLTDGSTASGNTGGTLNDPQNNASSVVNITPGIMESGTTTGSITISEVPKNVTSCPRFPSRLEKDTRIVTYGSKRCEMVVTIVTEDVSPMTILQVLKNNKRVVRRPAVRFRTVNDENDETRLVCKPLPTTPDGPVVFVDTVINKCQMVLKIQKVTDEDVPSNASRQKDTSTTKLPATVIKFLPVLMYLDEDAAQEIQEPM